The following proteins are encoded in a genomic region of Alosa alosa isolate M-15738 ecotype Scorff River chromosome 10, AALO_Geno_1.1, whole genome shotgun sequence:
- the LOC125302316 gene encoding uncharacterized protein LOC125302316 produces the protein MIFINYNHVLVFISLFIHLQLSGAVGKNHCLTGEPITLDCHFKVPSGTRRENVSVLWQFEGSRAQLNKSTLFEFKAGNITQHSLGYDVNVNELLKGNAPLHLVCPAVTDEGRFSCVILVKPENYATTVTLHVSARPTLSLTEHATVLNGQKTTLSCEITGFYPEHLEIQWLRQLGHKNEPVEVDVCTESPMPNPDHTYSQKSHMTIQGNKTENHGAVYICQIKHRSFNTPQSKTVRLSVVETPQNPVVLIAVTVVSSLVLVSLILGAAVIGYLYLHKVPPSISDINTPSVIYANTRADIKCTISRVNPKYVNVQWYMVLPHDPGNHDPPWGALNTVSLEPLEGQALFSESGERKTLSLEDLTEHLRLHSDDTRLVSVLSLCPTVSDDGGRYRCMVTYKGQTYTRETTLSVKTQPSFLQISSAPQIPVLGQQLVLCCRMERFYPAQVQLEWWGPGGERLLGPVVQYGPFSDYQGLHSVWSTTELTITTMEEGLVYTCRAYHSSFPEPGYQDLPYRVNLKGTPPTLKFIKCDPARPQVGQECSLSLCVEDFSPNALSVSWFRNGEPVPTGFSPPRPA, from the exons ATGATTTTCATCAATTATAATCATGTTTTAGTATTTATCAGTCTTTTCATCcatctgcaactttcag GTGCAGTTggaaaaaatcactgtttgacTGGTGAGCCTATTACTCTTGACTGTCACTTCAAAGTCCCCAGCGGTACTCGGCGCGAAAACGTCTCTGTGTTGTGGCAGTTTGAGGGTAGCAGAGCCCAGCTGAATAAAAGCACCTTGTTTGAATTCAAGGCTGGAAATATAACTCAGCATTCACTAGGATATGATGTGAACGTGAATGAATTACTAAAGGGAAATGCCCCACTGCATTTGGTCTGTCCAGCTGTGACTGATGAGGGTCGCTTCAGCTGTGTCATTCTGGTGAAACCAGAGAACTACGCGACGACAGTCACCCTTCATGTGTCAG CTCGACCCACTCTGTCGCTAACAGAACATGCCACAGTGCTTAATGGGCAGAAGACGACCTTGTCCTGTGAAATCACAGGTTTCTATCCTGAGCACCTGGAGATCCAGTGGCTGAGGCAGCTTGGCCACAAGAATGAACCTGTGGAGGTGGACGTGTGCACTGAATCCCCTATGCCCAACCCAGACCACACCTACAGCCAGAAGAGCCATATGACCATTCAGGGGAACAAGACCGAAAACCATGGGGCTGTTTACATCTGTCAGATCAAGCACAGGTCCTTCAACACGCCTCAAAGCAAAACTGTCCGACTGAGCGTTGTTG AGACGCCTCAGAACCCAGTTGTACTCATAGCTGTAACAGTGGTGTCCAGTCTCGTCCTAGTGTCGTTAATATTAGGAGCAGCTGTGATCGGGTACTTATACCTTCACAAAG TGCCACCCAGCATATCTGACATCAACACTCCCTCTGTCATCTATGCCAACACTCGTGCAGACATCAAATGCACGATCAGCCGAGTGAACCCCAAGTATGTGAACGTGCAGTGGTACATGGTGCTCCCCCATGATCCAGGGAACCATGACCCACCATGGGGCGCCCTGAACACAGTCTCTCTGGAGCCCCTGGAGGGCCAGGCCCTGTTTAGTGAGTCAGGGGAGAGAAAGACCCTGTCTTTGGAGGACCTAACGGAACACTTGCGGCTTCACTCGGACGACACACGCCTGGTGTCTGTCCTCTCGCTCTGCCCAACGGTCAGCGATGACGGAGGCAGGTACAGGTGTATGGTGACCTACAAAGGTCAGACCTACACCAGAGAGACGACGCTGAGCGttaaaa CACAGCCATCCTTCCTGCAAATCTCCAGCGCACCCCAGATCCCGGTGCTGGGACAGCAGCTGGTGCTGTGCTGCCGCATGGAGCGCTTCTACCCGGCCCAGGTGCAGCTGGAATGGTGGGGCCCTGGCGGGGAGCGACTCCTGGGGCCCGTGGTCCAGTACGGCCCCTTCTCCGACTACCAGGGGCTGCACAGCGTGTGGAGCACCACGGAgctgaccatcaccaccatggAGGAGGGGCTAGTGTACACGTGCCGTGCGTACCACAGCAGCTTTCCTGAGCCAGGCTACCAGGACCTCCCCTACCGCGTTAACCTGAAAG GCACTCCCCCAACATTGAAGTTCATCAAGTGTGACCCCGCCCGGCCTCAGGTGGGTCAGGAGTGCTCGCTGAGCCTCTGTGTGGAGGACTTCAGCCCAAACGCGCTCTCGGTCTCCTGGTTCAGGAACGGAGAGCCCGTGCCCACCGGCTTTTCACCTCCCCGTCCAGCCTGA